Proteins from one Thermobifida alba genomic window:
- a CDS encoding GDSL-type esterase/lipase family protein gives MEQKGTPPDQEGDTGAAGKRWLWGRPPLSGLLAIAVAAMALTTLVLQATVGGFRVDGPAPPEPPPPTGGWTPPEGTVRIMASGDSRVQGSTGDHTWRYRLWAHLTGDGGADVDFVGPRDDLFDPVADRYGDHRYAVADFDTDHAGAWGSTAREVAERIGREVVDADPHYLLLLVGVNDVVRGADSAEVLERTRDIVAAARLARGDIRVVLGEIPPVWGTEDDQTVNAAIGEYNAALPALADQLARADSPVVVARTAADYAPADDNWDEVHPNARGEVKIAAAFADALADPLGLGRPYPRPLPDVEVGPTAAPGGLRVERTADGARVSWDGVPGATRYEVFGRRVDPDPEERASRGDVAATADGGTAHEVAGLFAGAVYEFEVRAFKGQDPGPLSAPVRVELADDPPPAPEAVRAGDGALSWEAAPGATHYAVWRRPLECPTLDPGDCAPADAGPVGADTGWQTVAVVRDATRLEIGPEQANHEFAVRSHRDYLEGGFSERVVYRAAD, from the coding sequence GTGGAGCAGAAAGGCACCCCGCCCGACCAGGAGGGGGACACCGGCGCCGCCGGAAAGCGGTGGCTCTGGGGACGTCCTCCCCTGTCCGGACTGCTCGCGATCGCGGTGGCGGCGATGGCTCTCACCACGCTGGTGCTCCAGGCCACCGTCGGAGGCTTCCGGGTGGACGGCCCCGCACCCCCCGAGCCCCCGCCGCCGACGGGCGGCTGGACCCCGCCCGAGGGCACGGTCCGGATCATGGCCTCCGGCGACTCCCGGGTCCAGGGCAGCACGGGGGACCACACCTGGCGCTACCGGCTGTGGGCCCACCTCACCGGCGACGGGGGAGCCGACGTGGACTTCGTGGGGCCGCGCGACGACCTGTTCGACCCCGTCGCCGACCGCTACGGCGACCACCGCTACGCCGTCGCCGACTTCGACACCGACCACGCCGGGGCCTGGGGGTCCACCGCCCGGGAGGTCGCCGAGCGGATCGGCCGGGAGGTCGTCGACGCCGACCCGCACTACCTGCTGCTGCTCGTCGGGGTCAACGACGTCGTGCGCGGCGCGGACAGCGCCGAGGTGCTGGAGCGGACCCGCGACATCGTGGCCGCCGCACGGCTGGCCAGGGGCGACATCCGGGTGGTGCTCGGGGAGATCCCCCCGGTGTGGGGCACCGAGGACGACCAGACGGTCAACGCCGCCATCGGCGAGTACAACGCCGCCCTGCCCGCCCTGGCGGACCAGCTCGCCCGAGCGGACTCCCCGGTGGTGGTGGCCCGCACGGCCGCCGACTACGCGCCCGCCGACGACAACTGGGACGAGGTCCACCCCAACGCGCGCGGCGAGGTCAAGATCGCCGCGGCGTTCGCCGACGCCCTCGCCGACCCGCTCGGCCTGGGCCGCCCCTACCCCCGTCCGCTGCCCGACGTCGAGGTCGGCCCCACCGCGGCCCCCGGCGGCCTGCGCGTCGAGCGGACCGCCGACGGGGCCCGGGTGAGCTGGGACGGGGTCCCCGGAGCCACCCGGTACGAGGTGTTCGGGCGTCGCGTGGACCCCGACCCCGAGGAGCGGGCCAGCCGCGGCGACGTCGCCGCGACGGCCGACGGGGGCACGGCCCACGAGGTGGCCGGCCTGTTCGCGGGCGCCGTCTACGAGTTCGAGGTCCGCGCGTTCAAGGGACAGGACCCGGGGCCGCTCTCCGCTCCGGTCCGGGTGGAGCTGGCCGACGACCCGCCGCCCGCCCCGGAGGCGGTCCGCGCCGGGGACGGGGCCCTGAGCTGGGAGGCCGCGCCCGGCGCCACCCACTACGCGGTGTGGCGCCGCCCCCTGGAGTGCCCCACCCTCGACCCCGGCGACTGCGCGCCCGCCGACGCCGGCCCGGTGGGCGCCGACACGGGGTGGCAGACCGTCGCCGTGGTGCGCGACGCCACCCGCCTGGAGATCGGACCGGAGCAGGCCAACCACGAGTTCGCGGTCCGTTCCCACCGCGACTACCTGGAGGGCGGCTTCTCGGAACGGGTCGTCTACCGTGCCGCGGACTGA
- a CDS encoding bifunctional cytidylyltransferase/SDR family oxidoreductase: MPKKAQSGFHPRTVAVVLAGGSGQRIGLSTPKQLLKIAGKPILEHTLAIFEEAPDVDEIVLMMNPGFVKDAEAIVRKAGFTKVSRVLPGGTSRNATTQLALDVLADHDPATKVLFHDAVRPLLSQRIIADCVTALDEYAAVDVAIPSSDTIIEVDDDIITEVPRRSRLRRGQTPQGFRLGTIREAYAKAWEDPEFEATDDCTVVLRYLPGTPIFVVAGDEHNMKVTQPVDIFIADKLFQLASSATPEFTEEDYHKRLAGSTLVVFGGSYGIGAGVADLAEQYGARVFRYSRSATRTHVENPADVAAALAQAHSATGRIDYVVNTAGVLRIGRLDQTDEATIEEALRVNYLAPVHIAKASFPYLSRTRGQLLLYTSSSYTRGRADYSLYSSAKAATVNLTQALADEWAADGVRINCINPERTQTPMRTKAFGEEPAHTLLSAEKVARTSLDVLLSDLTGHVIDVRREDPVAFPRPEAELTGKGAE, from the coding sequence TTGCCTAAGAAAGCTCAGTCCGGTTTCCATCCCCGGACCGTCGCCGTGGTCCTCGCAGGCGGCAGCGGCCAGCGCATCGGTTTGAGCACCCCCAAACAGCTGCTCAAAATCGCCGGCAAGCCGATCCTGGAGCACACCCTCGCCATCTTCGAGGAGGCCCCCGACGTCGACGAGATCGTCCTCATGATGAATCCGGGCTTCGTCAAGGACGCCGAGGCGATCGTCCGCAAGGCCGGATTCACCAAAGTCTCCCGCGTCCTGCCCGGCGGCACGTCGCGCAACGCCACCACCCAGCTCGCGCTCGACGTGCTGGCCGACCACGACCCGGCCACCAAGGTGCTCTTCCACGACGCGGTGCGCCCCCTGCTGTCGCAGCGCATCATCGCCGACTGCGTCACGGCCCTCGACGAGTACGCGGCGGTGGACGTCGCCATCCCCTCCTCGGACACCATCATCGAGGTCGACGACGACATCATCACGGAGGTCCCCCGCCGGTCCCGGCTGCGGCGCGGCCAGACCCCCCAGGGCTTCCGCCTCGGCACCATCCGGGAGGCCTACGCCAAGGCCTGGGAGGACCCCGAGTTCGAGGCCACCGACGACTGCACCGTGGTGCTGCGCTACCTGCCCGGCACCCCGATCTTCGTGGTCGCCGGCGACGAGCACAACATGAAGGTCACCCAGCCCGTCGACATCTTCATCGCCGACAAGCTCTTCCAGCTGGCCTCCAGCGCCACGCCCGAGTTCACCGAGGAGGACTACCACAAGCGGCTCGCGGGCAGCACCCTGGTCGTCTTCGGCGGCAGCTACGGCATCGGCGCGGGCGTCGCCGACCTGGCCGAGCAGTACGGCGCGCGCGTCTTCCGCTACAGCCGCAGCGCCACCCGCACGCACGTGGAGAACCCCGCCGACGTGGCCGCCGCACTGGCCCAGGCGCACTCCGCCACCGGACGGATCGACTACGTGGTCAACACCGCCGGGGTGCTGCGCATCGGCCGCCTCGACCAGACCGACGAGGCGACCATCGAGGAGGCGCTGCGGGTGAACTACCTCGCGCCCGTCCACATCGCCAAGGCGTCCTTCCCCTACCTGTCCCGCACCCGCGGCCAGCTGCTGCTGTACACCTCCAGCTCCTACACCCGGGGCCGGGCCGACTACAGCCTCTACTCCTCGGCCAAGGCCGCGACGGTCAACCTGACCCAGGCGCTCGCCGACGAGTGGGCGGCCGACGGGGTCCGGATCAACTGCATCAACCCCGAGCGCACCCAGACCCCGATGCGGACCAAGGCGTTCGGGGAGGAGCCCGCGCACACCCTGCTCAGCGCCGAGAAGGTGGCCCGTACCTCGCTCGACGTGCTGCTGTCGGACCTGACCGGTCACGTGATCGACGTCCGCCGCGAGGACCCGGTCGCGTTCCCCCGCCCGGAGGCCGAACTCACCGGGAAGGGCGCCGAGTGA
- a CDS encoding alpha-(1->3)-arabinofuranosyltransferase domain-containing protein → MTPSAPVRDETLVRRLTLLAVCLLLSALACSLDPTRIVGDTKLDLTVNPLGFLYRALYLWDPSYFGQLQNQAYGYLFPNGPFHALLIGAGMPEWVVQRLWMAALLCAAFTGTVAVARALRVGSLPTQVVAGVAFALSPRALTLLSYNSAELQPTMLLPWVLLPLVHGTRPGADPRRAALLSAAAFLLCGGTNAASELAVLVVPLLYLLTRASGRRKWTLLGWWLAAIGLVSFWWLAPLLLMGRYVFSFMPFTEDAATTTSVTSLLNTVRGASNWMGYVPGSSALPAGSEVATTPWLVLATALVAALGLAGAVHRRNPERLFLGASALAGTALVAAGYTGALGGLLGPAVQDLLDGALSPFRNVHKFDVLVRLPVAVGLAHLPEAAARLRSIPGRGPLRRLPDPRSLTAAACALTVLSTLTPLATVGGATRGSFTEIPDYWYEATAWLDARSGGRTTMAVPGSARGEYLWGRPMDEPMQPLMRTPWTNQQIIPWGSAGVSRLTHAVDQRLSSGLGSAGLADALARMGVRYLLVRNDLQREGNNGGWPARVHQALADSPGIDRVRSFGPVMGSLDPLPAARWYDQPYRALDVYAVTGTTPLAATVPADGALRVTGGPEALLALAEQGLLTDDRPVIIGDDPGADGVAAADTVATDTVRRVEVVYPDVRRNTSATLGAAEEFDRDVPAPDVVDPAWEPYTSVAHYEGIAAVTASSAESSALALPARRDPGRTPYAALDGSPVTSWRSSSADGAVGEWLEVAFTEPRDVTGTTVTFERLPDTPPPSKVTVTTDHGSVQTELDDFGSAQELAVPEGETSRLRVRVDELAWEPGHRFGTRVGIASLDIPGLRTGRALVVPGTADARTLLFTGSAGAAPGCMLGSRVWTCHPDLAAQGEDAHGLDRIVTLPADAAGEYVITGQVTAADPERVERAANREGGYPKVTSSSTAVDHPAAMGRGAFDGDDSTVWYPDPAQDRPSLQVDFGKRVELAEIAVEFPRGDTVTRPIRVVLDTGETVREGLLDGNGRFAFATLRTEQLRIVFDPPRDQPLEIAEIVLPGVEPLGPVPDTDAATACGQGPNLTVNGVRVETRISGGTLRDQAEGRPLEFTSCTGVPLVEGTNRITVRQTDRYRLGAVVVRDADLAEEAAEREPVRAEAVEVQGWGRSERRVTVDTDAASYLVVTENFNEGWTARLADSDTELDPVRLDGWKQAWLLPAGTSGTVVLSYTPDTAYHAALLVGAALVAVVLVLLAVLPRTASAVRAAAAAAAGPGRIAPLALGAATVLLGVWSAGWVGCAAALVGLFTASALERRGRRVSLSLVVAASLAAAGLSAAVGGALAAHLPSHGATALLAEPLRGWIPQLLCLPALVGAALALGDPSRRPRLDGTAATGDDRRRDGAARPRDEAAEAAP, encoded by the coding sequence TTGACCCCGTCCGCCCCCGTCCGCGACGAGACGCTTGTCCGCAGGCTCACCCTCCTCGCGGTCTGCCTGCTGCTGAGCGCCCTCGCCTGCAGCCTCGACCCCACCCGGATCGTCGGCGACACCAAACTCGACCTCACCGTCAACCCGCTGGGCTTCCTGTACCGGGCGCTGTACCTGTGGGACCCGTCCTACTTCGGCCAGCTGCAGAACCAGGCGTACGGCTACCTGTTCCCCAACGGCCCCTTCCACGCCCTGCTGATCGGCGCGGGCATGCCCGAGTGGGTGGTGCAGCGGCTGTGGATGGCGGCGCTGCTGTGCGCGGCGTTCACCGGAACCGTCGCCGTGGCCCGCGCCCTGCGCGTCGGCTCGCTGCCCACCCAGGTCGTCGCGGGCGTCGCGTTCGCGCTGTCGCCGCGCGCCCTGACCCTGCTGTCGTACAACTCCGCCGAACTCCAGCCGACCATGCTGCTGCCCTGGGTGCTGCTGCCCCTGGTGCACGGCACCCGGCCCGGCGCCGACCCCCGGCGCGCGGCGCTGCTGTCGGCCGCGGCGTTCCTGCTGTGCGGCGGCACCAACGCCGCCTCCGAACTGGCGGTCCTGGTCGTCCCCCTGCTGTACCTGCTGACCCGCGCCTCCGGGCGCCGCAAGTGGACCCTGCTGGGCTGGTGGCTGGCCGCGATCGGGCTCGTCTCGTTCTGGTGGCTGGCCCCGCTGCTGCTCATGGGCCGCTACGTGTTCTCGTTCATGCCCTTCACCGAGGACGCGGCCACCACCACCAGCGTCACCTCCCTGCTCAACACGGTGCGCGGCGCCTCCAACTGGATGGGCTACGTCCCCGGCAGTTCGGCGCTGCCCGCCGGCAGCGAGGTGGCGACCACGCCCTGGCTGGTGCTGGCCACCGCCCTGGTCGCGGCCCTGGGCCTGGCGGGCGCGGTGCACCGGCGCAACCCCGAACGGCTGTTCCTCGGGGCCAGCGCCCTGGCCGGGACCGCGCTCGTGGCCGCCGGGTACACCGGGGCGCTCGGCGGCCTGCTCGGCCCGGCAGTGCAGGACCTGCTGGACGGCGCGCTCAGCCCGTTCCGCAACGTCCACAAGTTCGACGTGCTGGTCCGGCTGCCGGTCGCGGTCGGCCTGGCCCACCTGCCCGAGGCCGCCGCCCGCCTCCGGAGCATCCCCGGACGCGGACCGCTGCGCCGCCTGCCCGACCCCCGGAGCCTGACGGCCGCGGCGTGCGCGCTGACCGTCCTGTCCACCCTGACCCCGCTGGCCACCGTCGGCGGCGCCACCCGCGGCTCCTTCACCGAGATCCCCGACTACTGGTACGAGGCGACCGCGTGGCTGGACGCCCGCAGCGGCGGCCGCACCACGATGGCGGTCCCCGGCTCGGCGCGCGGCGAGTACCTGTGGGGCCGCCCCATGGACGAACCCATGCAGCCGCTGATGCGCACGCCGTGGACCAACCAGCAGATCATCCCGTGGGGCTCGGCGGGGGTGTCCCGCCTCACCCACGCCGTCGACCAGCGGCTCTCCTCCGGACTCGGCTCGGCGGGCCTGGCCGACGCCCTGGCCCGCATGGGCGTGCGCTACCTGCTGGTCCGCAACGACCTCCAGCGCGAGGGCAACAACGGCGGCTGGCCCGCCCGCGTCCACCAGGCGCTGGCCGACTCGCCGGGCATCGACCGCGTGCGCTCCTTCGGCCCCGTCATGGGCAGCCTGGACCCGCTGCCCGCCGCCCGCTGGTACGACCAGCCCTACCGGGCCCTGGACGTCTACGCGGTCACCGGCACCACGCCGCTGGCCGCCACCGTCCCCGCCGACGGCGCGCTGCGCGTGACCGGCGGCCCCGAGGCGCTGCTGGCCCTGGCCGAACAGGGCCTGCTCACCGACGACCGGCCGGTGATCATCGGCGACGACCCGGGAGCCGACGGGGTCGCCGCCGCCGACACCGTCGCCACCGACACCGTGCGCCGCGTCGAGGTCGTCTACCCCGACGTGCGGCGCAACACCTCGGCCACCCTCGGCGCCGCCGAGGAGTTCGACCGCGACGTGCCCGCCCCCGACGTCGTCGACCCCGCCTGGGAGCCCTACACCTCGGTCGCCCACTACGAGGGGATCGCCGCCGTCACCGCCTCCTCCGCCGAGTCCAGCGCGCTGGCCCTCCCCGCGCGGCGCGACCCCGGACGCACCCCGTACGCGGCACTGGACGGCTCCCCCGTGACCTCGTGGCGCTCCAGCAGCGCCGACGGCGCCGTCGGCGAGTGGCTGGAGGTGGCCTTCACCGAACCCCGCGACGTCACCGGGACCACCGTCACCTTCGAACGGCTGCCCGACACGCCGCCGCCCTCGAAGGTCACCGTCACCACCGACCACGGCAGCGTCCAGACCGAACTCGACGACTTCGGCAGCGCCCAGGAACTGGCCGTCCCCGAGGGGGAGACCAGCAGGCTGCGCGTCCGCGTCGACGAACTCGCCTGGGAGCCCGGACACCGCTTCGGCACCCGCGTCGGCATCGCCTCGCTCGACATCCCCGGCCTGCGGACCGGGCGCGCCCTCGTCGTGCCCGGCACCGCCGACGCCCGCACCCTGCTGTTCACCGGCTCGGCCGGGGCGGCCCCCGGCTGCATGCTGGGCTCGCGGGTGTGGACCTGCCACCCCGACCTCGCCGCGCAGGGCGAGGACGCCCACGGCCTCGACCGGATCGTCACGCTCCCCGCGGACGCCGCCGGCGAGTACGTCATCACCGGGCAGGTCACGGCCGCCGACCCCGAACGGGTGGAGCGGGCCGCCAACCGCGAGGGCGGCTACCCGAAGGTCACCTCCTCCTCGACCGCCGTCGACCACCCCGCGGCGATGGGCCGCGGCGCGTTCGACGGCGACGACTCCACCGTCTGGTACCCCGACCCCGCCCAGGACCGGCCGTCCCTCCAGGTCGACTTCGGCAAACGCGTCGAACTCGCCGAGATCGCGGTGGAGTTCCCGCGCGGCGACACCGTCACCCGGCCGATCCGGGTGGTGCTCGACACGGGCGAGACCGTCCGCGAGGGCCTGCTGGACGGCAACGGCCGGTTCGCCTTCGCCACGCTGCGCACCGAACAGCTGCGCATCGTCTTCGACCCGCCCCGGGACCAGCCGCTGGAGATCGCGGAGATCGTCCTGCCCGGCGTCGAACCGCTCGGCCCCGTCCCCGACACCGACGCCGCCACCGCCTGCGGCCAGGGGCCGAACCTGACCGTCAACGGCGTGCGGGTGGAGACCCGCATCAGCGGCGGCACCCTCCGCGACCAGGCGGAGGGACGGCCGCTGGAGTTCACCAGCTGCACCGGCGTGCCGCTGGTGGAGGGCACCAACCGGATCACGGTGCGGCAGACCGACCGGTACCGGCTGGGCGCGGTCGTCGTGCGCGACGCCGACTTGGCGGAGGAGGCGGCCGAACGCGAACCGGTGCGCGCCGAAGCCGTCGAGGTCCAGGGGTGGGGCCGCAGCGAACGCCGCGTCACCGTGGACACCGACGCCGCCTCCTACCTCGTCGTCACCGAGAACTTCAACGAGGGATGGACGGCGCGGCTCGCGGACTCCGACACCGAACTCGACCCGGTGCGGCTGGACGGCTGGAAGCAGGCGTGGCTGCTGCCCGCGGGCACGTCGGGCACCGTGGTCCTCTCCTACACGCCCGACACCGCCTACCACGCGGCGCTGCTGGTCGGCGCGGCCCTGGTGGCGGTGGTCCTCGTCCTGCTGGCGGTCCTGCCCCGCACCGCCTCGGCGGTGCGCGCCGCGGCCGCGGCCGCCGCCGGACCGGGACGCATCGCCCCGCTCGCGCTGGGCGCGGCCACCGTGCTCCTGGGCGTGTGGAGCGCCGGGTGGGTCGGCTGCGCGGCGGCCCTGGTCGGCCTGTTCACCGCCTCCGCGCTGGAGCGGCGCGGCCGGCGGGTGTCGCTGAGCCTGGTGGTCGCCGCCTCGCTGGCCGCCGCGGGCCTGTCCGCGGCCGTCGGCGGCGCGCTCGCCGCCCACCTGCCGTCCCACGGCGCCACCGCGCTGCTCGCGGAGCCGCTGCGCGGCTGGATCCCGCAACTGCTGTGCCTGCCCGCGCTGGTGGGCGCGGCGCTCGCCCTGGGCGACCCCTCACGCCGCCCCCGCCTCGACGGAACGGCGGCGACCGGGGATGATCGTCGGCGGGACGGCGCGGCCCGTCCGCGGGACGAGGCCGCGGAGGCGGCGCCGTGA
- the nagA gene encoding N-acetylglucosamine-6-phosphate deacetylase: protein MSTLANARLVTADGIVDGWLRIEGERIAATGRGAAPDRPADSVDLGGRLLAPGCVDVHVHGGAGASFDEGAPERALTAVAFHRRHGVTTLVGGLVTASPAAMLRQVAALAELCDAGELAGIHLEGPYLAPGRCGAHDPALLRPPDPVEFRRLLAAGRGHVRMITLAPELPGALDLVRAAVAEGVVAAVGHTDADHETVRAAFDAGATVATHLFNQMRPVHHRDPGPVVAALNDDRVTVELVNDGVHVHPAVARMAWRAAGASRTALVTDAMAAAGLGDGDYTLGGLRVRVTDGTARLASTGAIAGSTVTLPEAVRRAVRDLGVPVPEALHAASAVPAAALRLADVGVLTPGRYADLVVFDEDLEVESVYRRGRPVVGNSVDGTVSGPDSFLRAD from the coding sequence ATGAGTACCTTGGCCAACGCGCGCCTGGTCACCGCGGACGGAATCGTCGACGGCTGGCTGCGCATCGAGGGCGAGCGGATCGCCGCGACCGGCCGGGGGGCCGCGCCGGACCGCCCGGCGGACTCCGTCGACCTGGGCGGCCGCCTGCTGGCGCCCGGCTGCGTCGACGTCCACGTGCACGGCGGCGCGGGCGCCTCCTTCGACGAGGGCGCCCCCGAACGGGCGCTGACCGCCGTCGCCTTCCACCGCCGGCACGGGGTGACGACCCTGGTGGGCGGACTGGTCACCGCCTCCCCCGCGGCCATGCTGCGCCAGGTGGCGGCCCTGGCCGAGCTGTGCGACGCGGGGGAACTGGCCGGGATCCACCTGGAGGGCCCCTACCTGGCCCCCGGCCGCTGCGGGGCGCACGACCCGGCGCTGCTGCGTCCCCCCGACCCGGTCGAGTTCCGGCGCCTCCTCGCGGCCGGCCGGGGCCACGTCCGGATGATCACGCTCGCCCCCGAACTGCCCGGAGCCCTCGACCTGGTCCGCGCGGCCGTGGCCGAGGGGGTGGTCGCGGCGGTCGGGCACACCGACGCCGACCACGAGACGGTCCGCGCCGCGTTCGACGCCGGGGCCACCGTGGCCACCCACCTGTTCAACCAGATGCGCCCGGTCCACCACCGCGACCCCGGACCGGTCGTCGCGGCGCTCAACGACGACCGGGTGACGGTGGAACTGGTCAACGACGGCGTGCACGTCCACCCCGCGGTCGCCCGCATGGCCTGGAGGGCCGCCGGGGCCTCCCGCACGGCCCTGGTGACCGACGCCATGGCGGCGGCCGGGCTCGGCGACGGCGACTACACCCTGGGGGGCCTGCGGGTCCGGGTCACCGACGGCACCGCCCGCCTGGCGTCCACCGGGGCGATCGCGGGCAGCACGGTCACCCTGCCCGAGGCGGTCCGCCGGGCGGTGCGCGATCTGGGGGTCCCCGTCCCCGAGGCGCTCCACGCGGCCAGCGCGGTGCCCGCCGCCGCACTCCGCCTCGCCGACGTGGGCGTCCTCACTCCGGGCCGCTACGCCGACCTCGTCGTTTTCGACGAGGACCTGGAGGTCGAATCCGTCTACCGCAGAGGGCGCCCGGTCGTGGGAAACTCGGTCGACGGGACTGTTTCCGGGCCGGATTCGTTCCTTCGGGCAGACTGA
- a CDS encoding glycosyltransferase family 4 protein, which yields MVSQRTPLTELHPDPAPRSPRPAPAAAEPAPLASDPVRSEAPEPEQTSADRMSTAAPSQADADPRLDGVRVAMINWRDPWQSVAGGAETYAWQISRHLVARGADVVFVTSRERGQARAETRDGIAVRRMGGPFTVYPLVMLWLLLRRRRFHAAFDCMNGIPFFSRLVLPRRTRVISVVHHVHDLQFDAYFSRPLAWLGRFVESRVASRVYASCPTVTVSESSRRAMREKLRWRAPIAIVHNGGPAQPPLPPAPAGTGLGSPAIVCLGRLVVQKRVTRVVDAAAELRAERPDLRVHIVGRGPESVPLRERIDHHGLHGAVHLHGFLPEEEKNAVLAGATLHVTASQFEGWGLTVIEAAALGVPTVAYDVDGLRDSVRHGETGWLVRDGETLTEVIARALDELDDPVRAAEIRRACRAWAATFTWERSGRDMARLLADELVRGTERRGSRR from the coding sequence GTGGTCTCCCAACGCACCCCCCTCACCGAACTCCACCCCGACCCCGCCCCGCGGTCCCCGCGCCCCGCCCCCGCGGCCGCGGAACCCGCCCCCCTCGCGTCCGACCCCGTCCGCTCCGAGGCCCCGGAGCCCGAACAGACATCCGCTGATCGGATGTCCACGGCGGCCCCGTCGCAGGCCGACGCCGACCCCCGCCTGGACGGAGTCCGCGTCGCCATGATCAACTGGCGCGACCCCTGGCAGAGCGTCGCTGGAGGCGCGGAGACCTACGCCTGGCAGATCAGCCGCCACCTGGTCGCCCGCGGCGCCGACGTGGTGTTCGTGACCAGCCGGGAACGCGGCCAGGCCCGCGCCGAGACCCGCGACGGCATCGCCGTCCGGCGCATGGGCGGTCCGTTCACCGTCTACCCTCTGGTCATGCTGTGGCTCCTGCTGCGGCGACGCCGCTTCCACGCCGCCTTCGACTGCATGAACGGCATCCCGTTCTTCTCCCGGCTCGTGCTGCCCCGCCGCACCCGCGTCATCAGCGTCGTGCACCACGTGCACGACCTGCAGTTCGACGCCTACTTCAGCCGCCCCCTGGCCTGGCTCGGCCGGTTCGTCGAGAGCCGGGTCGCCAGCCGCGTCTACGCCTCCTGCCCCACCGTGACCGTCTCGGAGTCCTCCCGCCGCGCCATGCGGGAGAAACTGCGCTGGCGCGCCCCCATCGCGATCGTGCACAACGGCGGCCCCGCGCAGCCGCCGCTGCCGCCCGCCCCGGCCGGCACCGGCCTGGGCTCGCCCGCGATCGTCTGCCTCGGCCGCCTCGTGGTGCAAAAACGCGTCACCCGCGTCGTGGACGCGGCGGCCGAACTGCGCGCCGAACGGCCGGACCTGCGCGTCCACATCGTCGGACGCGGCCCCGAGAGCGTCCCGCTGCGCGAGCGGATCGACCACCACGGCCTGCACGGCGCGGTCCACCTGCACGGCTTCCTGCCCGAGGAGGAGAAGAACGCGGTCCTGGCGGGCGCGACACTGCACGTCACCGCCTCGCAGTTCGAGGGCTGGGGACTCACCGTCATCGAGGCCGCCGCGCTCGGCGTGCCCACCGTCGCCTACGACGTGGACGGGCTGCGCGACTCGGTGCGCCACGGCGAGACCGGATGGCTGGTCCGCGACGGCGAGACCCTCACCGAGGTGATCGCGCGCGCCCTCGACGAACTCGACGACCCCGTGCGCGCCGCCGAGATCCGCCGCGCCTGCCGCGCGTGGGCCGCCACCTTCACCTGGGAGCGCAGCGGCCGGGACATGGCCCGACTGCTCGCCGACGAACTGGTCCGCGGCACCGAGAGGCGGGGAAGCCGCCGTTGA
- a CDS encoding NADPH-dependent FMN reductase, translated as MTRFAVLVAAPQTRSALRAAAVHTADSIAAHAGVTARIDVVDLAGLGPALLAEEATEDVAAALAALADSDVLVVATPQVHGSYSGLLKVFLDRLPELGLSHVIALPLAVVDDLRNGRNIEGDLRVLLSDLGAWVAEPGLVLAAAELAEPLSVIDAWAEVAAPSLRQALAVAV; from the coding sequence ATGACTCGCTTCGCCGTGCTCGTCGCAGCCCCCCAGACCCGTTCCGCCCTCCGCGCCGCTGCCGTCCACACCGCCGACTCCATCGCCGCGCACGCCGGCGTCACCGCCCGTATCGACGTCGTCGACCTTGCCGGACTGGGGCCGGCGCTGCTCGCCGAGGAGGCCACGGAGGACGTGGCCGCCGCGCTCGCCGCGCTCGCCGACAGCGACGTGCTGGTCGTGGCCACCCCGCAGGTGCACGGCAGTTACAGCGGACTGCTCAAGGTCTTCCTGGACCGGCTGCCGGAACTGGGCCTCTCCCACGTCATCGCGCTGCCGCTGGCGGTCGTGGACGACCTGCGCAACGGCCGCAACATCGAGGGCGACCTGCGGGTGCTGCTGTCCGACCTGGGGGCGTGGGTGGCCGAGCCGGGGCTGGTGCTGGCCGCCGCGGAGCTCGCCGAGCCGCTGAGCGTCATCGACGCCTGGGCCGAGGTCGCCGCCCCCTCGCTGCGTCAGGCGCTCGCCGTGGCCGTCTGA